A section of the Budorcas taxicolor isolate Tak-1 chromosome 17, Takin1.1, whole genome shotgun sequence genome encodes:
- the GTF2H3 gene encoding general transcription factor IIH subunit 3, translating into MVSDEDELNLLVIIVDTNPIWWGKQALKESQFTLSKCIDAVMVLGNSHLFMNRSNKLAVIASHIQESRFLYPGKNGRLGDFFGDPGNPSEFTPSGSKDGKYELLTAANEVIAEEIKDLMTKSDIEGQHTETLLAGSLAKALCYIHRMNKEVKDNQEMKSRILVIKAAEDSALQYMNFMNVIFAAQKQNILIDACVLDSDSGLLQQACDITGGLYLKVPQMPSLLQYLLWVFLPDQDQRSQLILPPPVHVDYRAACFCHRNLIEIGYVCSVCLSIFCNFSPICTTCETAFKISLPPVLKAKKKKLKMSS; encoded by the exons AAGATGAATTGAATCTTCTAGTTATCATAGTTGATACCAACCCTATTTGGTGGGGAAAGCAAGCATTAAAGGAGTCTCAG TTTACTCTGTCAAAATGCATTGATGCCGTGATGGTGCTGGGAAATTCTCATTTGTTCATGAATCGTTCCAACAAACTTGCAGTGATAGCAAGTCACATTCAGGAAAG tCGATTCTTATACCCTGGAAAGAACGGCAGACTTGGAGACTTCTTTGGAGACCCAGGAAACCCTTCTGAATTTACTCCCTCAGGAAGTAAAGATGGAAAATACGAGTTGTTGACAGCAGCAAATGAAGTTATCGCTGAAGAGATCAAAGATCTAATGACCAAAA GTGACATAGAGGGTCAACACACAGAGACTCTGCTGGCAGGATCCCTTGCCAAAGCTCTTTGCT ACATTCATAGAATGAACAAGGAAGTTAAAG ATAATCAGGAAATGAAATCAAGGATATTG GTGATTAAGGCTGCAGAAGACAGTGCATTGCAGTATATGAACTTCATGAATGTCATCTTTGCAGCACAGAAGCAG aatattttgatCGATGCCTGCGTGTTAGACTCTGATTCAGGACTCCTCCAAcag GCTTGTGACATCACAGGGGGACTGTACTTGAAGGTGCCCCAGATGCCTTCCCTTCTGCAGTATCTCCTG TGGGTTTTTCTTCCTGATCAAGATCAGAGGTCTCAGTTAATCCTCCCACCCCCAGTTCATGTTGACTACCGGGCTGCTTGCTTCTGTCATCGAAATCTCATTGAAATCGGCTACGTCTGTTCTGTGTGCTTGTCAA TATTCTGCAATTTCAGCCCAATCTGTACCACATGCGA GACAGCCTTTAAGatttctctgcctcctgtactgaaggccaagaaaaagaaactgaaaatgtccTCATGA